One genomic segment of Sminthopsis crassicaudata isolate SCR6 chromosome 4, ASM4859323v1, whole genome shotgun sequence includes these proteins:
- the GPRC6A gene encoding G-protein coupled receptor family C group 6 member A: MVLLRILFLCFLTILNSSQPCQIPDDFVAASSPGHIMIGGLFAVHNKMIHSEKYHRRPEIQTCEGFEISMFLQTLAMIHSIELINNSSLLPGVKLGYEIYDTCTEVTVAIAATLRFLSKFNCSQNIVEFQCNYSNYTPRVKAVIGASYSEITMAVSRMLNLQLIPQVSYASTAEILSDKLRFPSSFRTVPSDFYQTKAMAHLIQKSGWNWIGIITTDDDYGRLALGTFGMHASANSLCIAFRETLPAFLSDKTIEIRINQTLEKIMEERHVNVIVVFLRQFLVFTLFNKAIERNINKVWIASDTWSAAVKISTIPNVKRVGKVIGFAFKGGNMSSFQDFIQNLHLMPNENNKILSEYIMLLSSCSHVKDNDLNYCIANYSQESWDYRMVESNFSLRNGFLLDNAEPGHVHSVQLAVSALAYAIRDQCRERNCQNPAAFQPWEQIQSKCSKECSPGQMKKTTQSRHTCCYECVSCPENHYSNQTDMDHCLLCNNKTHWAPVNSTMCFEKQVEYLSWNDWFTILLLTFSALGIICTFAVGIIFTRNLNTPVVKSSGGLIICHVILLCHFFSFVSTSFFVGEPQDFKCKARQTLFGVSFALCISCILTKSLKILLAFSFDPRLQKCLKRLYKPVPIIVICTGVQIIICTMWLIFAEPFVEENFSIPRVIILECDEGSIVAFGTMLGYIAILAFICFISAFKGRKLPANYNEAKFITFGMLIYFIAWIIFIPIYATTFGKYLPAVEIIVILISNYGILCCTFFPKCYIILYKQETNTKSAFRKTLYMYSSQSASSLNVSHISLDSRPSEVSLPNHNVCLKSSVTLEQRKSSQSQVAEHIQSARKRTAKNTSGTLPRKRMSSI, encoded by the exons ATGGTACTAttaagaatattatttctctgcttTTTGACCATTTTAAATTCCTCCCAGCCCTGCCAGATTCCTGATGACTTTGTGGCTGCCAGTTCTCCAGGACATATCATGATTGGAGGTTTATTTGCAGTTCATAATAAAATGATTCATTCAGAAAAATATCACAGAAGACCAGAAATTCAAACTTGTGAGGG CTTTGAAATTTCAATGTTTCTTCAAACTCTTGCCATGATACACAGCATTGAACTGATCAACAATTCCTCACTGCTACCTGGAGTTAAACTAGGGTATGAGATCTATGACACCTGCACTGAAGTAACAGTAGCAATTGCAGCCACGCTAAGGTTCCTCTCTAAATTTAACTGCTCCCAAAACATCGTGGAATTTCAGTGTAACTATTCCAACTACACACCAAGAGTTAAAGCTGTCATAGGAGCCAGTTACTCAGAAATAACCATGGCTGTTTCCAGGATGTTGAATTTACAACTCATTCCACAG GTGAGCTATGCTTCCACAGCAGAAATCCTAAGCGATAAGTTAcgctttccttcttcctttcgaACTGTGCCCAGTGACTTCTATCAAACCAAGGCCATGGCACACTTGATCCAGAAGTCTGGATGGAATTGGATCGGCATCATCACCACTGACGATGACTATGGACGCTTGGCACTTGGCACATTTGGAATGCATGCCTCAGCAAACAGCTTGTGCATTGCATTCAGAGAGACCCTCCCAGCTTTCCTCTCTGATAAGACCATTGAGATCAGGATCAATCAGACACTTGAAAAAATCATGGAGGAAAGGCATGTCAATGTCATCGTGGTCTTCCTAAGACAGTTCCTTGTATTCACCCTTTTTAATAAGGCCATTGAGAGGAATATAAATAAGGTCTGGATTGCCAGTGATACCTGGTCAGCAGCTGTCAAGATTAGCACCATTCCAAATGTCAAACGTGTTGGCAAAGTGATAGGGTTTGCATTTAAAGGTGGAAACATGTCCTCTTTCCAGGACTTCATCCAAAATCTACACTTAATGCctaatgaaaacaacaaaattttaagtGAATATATCATGCTCTTGTCATCCTGTTCACATGTCAAAGACAATGATTTGAATTATTGTATTGCCAACTATTCTCAGGAGAGCTGGGACTACAGAATGGTGGAAAGCAACTTCTCCCTGAGAAATGGTTTTCTATTGGATAATGCTGAACCAGGCCATGTCCATAGCGTTCAGCTTGCTGTATCTGCTCTTGCTTATGCTATTCGGGATCAATGTAGAGAGCGAAATTGCCAGAATCCAGCTGCATTTCAACCTTGGGAG CAAATTCAATCTAAATGCTCTAAGGAATGTAGTCCTGGTCAAATGAAGAAAACCACCCAAAGCCGGCATACATGCTGCTATGAATGTGTGAGCTGCCCTGAAAATCATTACAGCAATCAGACAG ATATGGATCACTGCCTTTTATGCAACAATAAGACCCACTGGGCCCCAGTGAATAGTACCATGTGCTTTGAGAAGCAAGTTGAATACCTCAGTTGGAATGACTGGTTCACCATTCTGCTCCTAACCTTCTCAGCACTAGGGATTATCTGCACTTTTGCAGTTGGAATAATATTTACTAGAAACCTAAATACCCCTGTGGTCAAATCATCTGGGGGCTTGATTATCTGCCATGTGATCCTCCTTTGCCACTTCTTCAGCTTTGTCAGCACTAGCTTTTTTGTGGGAGAGCCACAAGACTTCAAGTGTAAAGCCAGGCAGACCCTCTTTGGTGTGAGCTTTGCCCTGTGCATCTCCTGCATCCTGACAAAGTCACTAAAAATTCTGCTAGCCTTCAGCTTTGACCCCAGATTACAAAAATGTCTGAAGCGTCTGTACAAGCCTGTACCCATTATAGTGATTTGCACAGGGGTTCAAATAATCATTTGTACAATGTGGCTCATATTTGCAGAGCCTTTTGTGGAGGAGAATTTCTCCATACCGCGAGTTATTATCTTGGAGTGTGATGAGGGCTCTATTGTGGCCTTTGGTACCATGCTAGGCTACATAGCTATTCTGGCATTTATTTGTTTCATATCTGCTTTTAAAGGTAGAAAATTGCCAGCAAATTATAATGAGGCTAAGTTCATAACGTTTGGCATGCTCATTTACTTCATTGCATGGATAATATTTATCCCTATTTATGCCACAACTTTTGGcaaatacttaccagctgtggAAATCATTGTCATTTTAATATCTAATTATGGAATTCTGTGTTGCACATTTTTTCCTAAATGTTATATCATTCTCTATAAGCAGGAAACCAATACAAAATCTGCCTTCCGTAAGACATTGTATATGTACTCTTCCCAAAGTGCAAGCAGCCTTAATGTGAGTCATATTTCACTGGATTCCAGGCCCAGTGAAGTCTCTCTTCCGAACCACAACGTCTGTCTCAAGTCTTCAGTCACACTTGAGCAACGCAAGTCCAGCCAATCACAGGTGGCTGAACACATACAATCTGCAAGGAAAAGAACTGCTAAAAATACATCTGGAACACTCCCAAGAAAAAGAATGTCAAGCATATGA